Genomic segment of Aquarana catesbeiana isolate 2022-GZ linkage group LG02, ASM4218655v1, whole genome shotgun sequence:
cttttatgagctatgggcggaagtgacgttttgacttcgcttccaccctacaatagtatggagacgggtggggttcatcttcccctcactcatctccatggcaCACAAGGGAcagcatccgatcgcctccaccactgccgacAGAGGGCaccagcgtggcgggaggggggcccctctcccgccaccgataaaagtaaatctgccgcagagaccactattatcggaaagcgagccgccggccgaagaagagaataccggggttatggcagctagctgctgccataacaacaatattcctcttcaaagttaggatgtatattggcgtgcggcggtccagaagtggctaGAGGGGTCGTTGAAGGGTATCCGTGGGTTGATAAAAAAAAGTATCTTATAAAATTGAGAACTATGGACTGTTAGAATATAAGTGCTAAATAATTGGGGTGCAAAGAAACATTCCAGATCAGTACGGTGTGGATCTGGACAACAATGTGTAGGTAggtagctagaaaaaaaaaagaaagacaaacaaTATGCCGCAGTCTCCCAGCTTAAAGTGGGTACATAGGAGCAAAAACAGCCATCAGGAGGATCCTGGTCAAGTATTTTGGAGAGACCAGTCAGTTTTCATTGGACATGAGCATGATGGAAAGGATGCTTGTTCAGTTGTAGGCTGTATATGCCACTCTTCTCAGTAGGCATAGGCCCTCTTCCAGGGTACGGATTGTATAAGATAGCTAAAATGATGATTACCAGCAAAGTTCTTATTACTGATTGTTTAAATTGGGGAATGAAATGTTGATGGATTGGTTCTTTGATCAATAAACTCATGAAATGAAATTTGAGATACAAGAATTCAAAACAAACATTGTTCCTCCTGAGTAGCTGTTTAGCAAAATGTAGCAATCGGCTTACTCAAAGTATCTGGATAACACTTTATGTATCATGATGACCAGATAATGATACATAGCACATCAAACATGACATTGTGTAATCAGCTGAGACATTTGTATGTATAACAATATCTGccatcacatcacacaaggatCTCATGTCACCGGCTGATGTTTTTGTTCCAGGCTCCTTCTACTCAGCTATAGATGAGCAGAGTTGTGTATTAGGGGGAAATGTTTCCTGATGGTCACTCTTCACTCATCTAATGTGAAGATCATTCTAGTGGGAGATGTGAGAAGATTGTTTTCTGGGTAGAATTTGTGTAGAAAACaagatagaaggaagaatgggacacacactcaggaggatggctgtgtttgcagcctctgtgttcAGCCTCCTCAGCAGCTCCTGACAGCTGTAAGTGACCCCCCGATAAGTGACAGTCCAGTGAGCAGATCGGGTCCCCGATGAAGATCGGACATCGTTCTATTCCCAATAAAAGTCGTTTTTCTCTCTGCCCGGGAAACACAACAAGAGAGAGAAGATTCCCCAACTCGGGAGTGAAAGTCAGTGGGCGTGTCTTATTTGCAACCAATAGCAGTAGGCACTAAAGCTTTCTGCCGACCAATAGCAGTGCAGAACGTCTCTATATAAGCCAAAGCGACAAATGCAATTCTATGTATCTATTACAGTGCTAATATTTGCAGAATCATGACGGAGACTGAGAGCGCCCCAGCCGCCGCTCCTCCTGCGGAGCCCGCCGCCAAGAAGAAGCCGGCCAAGAAGGCGGCAGCCGGAGGAGCCAAGAAAGGCAGCAAGAAGCCGTCCGGTCCCAGCGTGTCCGAGCTCCTGGTCAAAGCCGTGGCCGCTTCCAAAGAGCGCAGCGGGGTCTCCCTGTCCGCCCTCAAGAAGGTCCTGGCCGCCGGAGGATACGATGTGGACAAGAACAACAGCCGCCTCAAGATCGCCATCAGGGGGCTGGTGACTAAGGGGACCCTCGTCCAGGTCAAAGGACATGGAGCCTCCGGATCCTTCAAGATCAACAAGAAGCAGGAGGACAAGGCGGCAGGAGCCAAGAAAAGCACCAAGAAGCCATCGGCTGcggccaagtcccccaagaagccggccgccaagaagccagccaagtcccccaagaagaagACCACCACCAAAGCCCCCACCGCAGCCAAGAGCCCCAAGAAGGCCGCCAAGAAACCCGCAAAAAAGCCTGCAGCTGCCAAGAAGGTGACAAAGAGCCCCAAGAAGCCCAAAGCTGCAGCCAAGCCGAAAAAAGTCGCCAAGAGTCCGGCTAAGAAGGCGGCTAAACCCAAGACAGCAGCCAAGCCCAAGAAGGCCGCTCCAAAGAAGAAATAATCCCCACCGGAGAGACCTCCTTTCATCTACACCccccaaaggctcttctcagagccacccacctcctcctgacagAGCTCTACATACACACAGCGACCAGGGGGGGCCGCATTAGAAGTCCTCCATACAGAGCAATGTGACCACCTTACACAATCCCCTCTATAGAATCATGTATTCATACAGCGGGAGATCCGATCACAGGACTCTTCACATGACATCCGTCCCTGATAATATTAAAATTATTTTGGTGTAAATATTCCCGATTTATACAGCTTTGCCCCCACCCATCTACAGTTTGTGCCCATCATGGGTGGTCAACGTTTTGGGGGTTCTAATGTTGGATCTATATTATTAGCATTCCTGTTGCACACGCAGTGACTTATATactcgtttttttttaattattattcatgatttgatTGTTTCCCACCTATAAGCCTAGAGATTGTTAAGTATATCTCATTTAAAccgtaataaaaatattgaacgagaGATCCGTCCCTGATACAAAATGATATATAACATCTGCAGTGCGGATTGGAGACCTGCAAATCGGAGACAATTCCCGCACACTGTCTGCGGGATCTCCCCGGGGAGGATGGGGATGAACATTTCCTCTTCTAGACGATCATTGTACAAGGAATTCTGACACTTCAATATGGAACACAGCGACTGCAGATCCTTCCGTGATCATTAGAGGGGAACCAATAGAGAGGCACATCATTGTGTTATGTGGACAATGTACTCCTTACTAAATATCCAGTTCAGTTAGATTTACCCCCCCATATGGATATCAGGGGCTGCTAAAACGATCTAGATCCCATATGGGCGGCGGTGAATAATAAAACACCAGTGAAGAAATGGGGGTTCAGGGGAGTTCCCCGGATTCTCCACACAATACTGGATGAATTCTTCCTTCTAGTCTCTCCATGTGTGCAGCACCTGCAGAGAGCTCTGATCACACAGTGCTAGTAGAGGAGATGAAGTGagacgacccccccccccatatgttccAATCTGCTGATGAATGGGAAGTCAGGAAGATGTCCAGGAGATGTCCCCCTCTATATCGGGGAATGATTGTACAAGGTCGAGGAATAGCAGAGGAGATTGTACGGGAAAAGAAATATGATTTGTTACTTTGTGATGGATTGATGATGTTGGAAAGAATTGTATCAATAAATGACAATCCACACCGCACTCAAGGAGAATTCTTATTCCCATGAGCCCATTGTACAAATATTAATTTTTCCCTTAACCAAACATGAATACAAATTCCTTCAGATAAATTATAAAGTAGAACAAATGATCACCGACATAAAGAATTGATTTACTAGAAAGAGAAATCAATAAAGTGTAAATCCTAATCAGTATGTAATGGATGTAGACGTCTGTATGTATTGAGGAAGGAGGTGGGGAGATGTGTGGATGTCTTGTACGAGTTTCCCTGTCATAGTCGGTGTGATGATGATGGAGTATATAGATCTTTGTATAGGAGGATAtggtggctctgaaaagagccttTGTGTTGGGATTAGTAGTAGTTcggagtgtgtgtctctctctatgCCCTCTCCCCGCGGATGCGGCGTGCCAGCTGGATGTCTTTGGGCATGATGGTGACCCTCTTTGCGTGGATGGCGCAGAGGTTGGTGTCTTCGAAGAGTCCGACGAGGTAAGCCTCAGAGGCCTCCTGCAGAGCCATGACGGCGGAGCTCTGGAAGCGCAGGTCGGTCTTGAAGTCCTGGGCGATCTCTCGGACGAGGCGCTGGAAGGGCAGCTTGCGGATGAGCAGCTCGGTGGATTTCTGGTAGCGGCGGATCTCTCGGAGAGCCACGGTGCCGGGCCTGTAGCGGTGAGGCTTCTTGACTCCGCCGGTGGCCGGGGCGCTCTTGCGGGCGGCTTtggtggccagctgcttgcggGGAGCTTTGCCTCCGGTGGACTTACGGGCTGTCTGCTTGGTTCTCGCCATTACTGCTCAATGCTTCGCTGATACAAGGAACGTGAACTTATGCCGCTCTGCAGCGCTATTTATACACACCCCAGCCCTCTGATTGGACAATGAGAGCacactcttcctcctcattggttcacttgaAAAGCGCCTTTTTTTTGAATTGCCCGCCTAGATCTGCACGTTCTATGATTGGAATAAATCGCTATTGTTTTCTCAAATCCAAAGTGAAGTCTCCGCACATCACACAATACTCGGAGATCTCTGAACTCCTTCGATGTGGGTTATTATACAGAATAGAAAGTGTGAGCGGGGATTCCACACGGAGCAGCTGTTGTCTGTTCCGCCAAATACACAGCACAGGGATCAGGGGGATCCGTCCATGCTCACTTCTTATAGGTCACCGATCACGGTATACATCTGACTTATAAAGAACACTTTTCATGTCCCCTGTAATGGGGATCAGGGGGATTGTGGGGGGCTGAGGCTCTCTGCTCTCCGGACTCCATCACATCTATCGTTCCACTCTGCCACCTAGAGGTCATTCCGGGAACATCTCCGCCTTCACTGTCTTCTGTGGACATCTCCACTATAGAGCCCATAGGATGTCTGTCACTGAAATCCTCTCTATGTTATGGTGACCCAATGAGACTAAAAAAGTGAATAGAGGGGTACCCTGAGGTGTCCCCCATGTACGCGGTAACAATGGTTAATATTCCCTAAAAAAGCTCAAATAGGTCTCCTAATTTACAAACCGGTTGACAGCAATCCCAAACATACACAGAATCCTATATGTTATGTTTTGGGCAGCTAAAATATCTATAGGTACTGTTTAGAAGACACCTAGGTCGATCTAAGAGGGGCCATGTGTATCCACACTATCTCGATACAATACAACTGATTTGCGACCATGTTGATTCCTATACTCTAATCAAGGCCCATTCCTCCTTATCTGTTCATGTTGCTGTGAACTTCCCTTACAACTGGGGTCCACCctaatcaaagtgtatttttttttttttacatgggtgtAGTGTATGGCCTGAAGGAACACACACCGGAGCATCATTGTGGGGACTTTATATAGTTAATGGGATAGAAAAGTCACCAGTGAAAGGTGCAGTGGCGGCACCCCTATTTTAATGTATAACCAGGAGGAATGACTGAAAGGGGATCATCAAATACTGCAATTTGTGTCATTCATTCTTTATTCAATTCATGGATTCATTAACCAAGAAATACGTTGGAAATATTAATTTCAGATTGTTTTGGTCTTTGATTTGACTTCAGAATACTTAGcaagtattttctgggctgaaaacaTAGAGAGATCTCGGAATACATTTCTTTGGAGTCCTCAAAAGAAGGCAGTATTACTGGATGATGAAGGAAACGCCCACAGCGGTGATTGGTTCagatttaaaatggctgttttcaaAATTTGCCCGCCGGAATTCTGTAGTTCGTTACAGATATATATTCATCTCtcttataccgccaaatccgacgCCGAGGAGATGATCGGATGAGACATTTATCGGAGGAATATGATTAGCACTCTAATGTCATTAGTCCAGAATGATTAGGAAAAGATTCTGTTTGTTACCGAACCATGAAAAAACACTTCTATATGTTCTCAGAATCCAGGATCTCACCACTGCTACATACAGAATATG
This window contains:
- the LOC141129648 gene encoding histone H1.5-like, with product MTETESAPAAAPPAEPAAKKKPAKKAAAGGAKKGSKKPSGPSVSELLVKAVAASKERSGVSLSALKKVLAAGGYDVDKNNSRLKIAIRGLVTKGTLVQVKGHGASGSFKINKKQEDKAAGAKKSTKKPSAAAKSPKKPAAKKPAKSPKKKTTTKAPTAAKSPKKAAKKPAKKPAAAKKVTKSPKKPKAAAKPKKVAKSPAKKAAKPKTAAKPKKAAPKKK
- the LOC141129649 gene encoding histone H3, encoding MARTKQTARKSTGGKAPRKQLATKAARKSAPATGGVKKPHRYRPGTVALREIRRYQKSTELLIRKLPFQRLVREIAQDFKTDLRFQSSAVMALQEASEAYLVGLFEDTNLCAIHAKRVTIMPKDIQLARRIRGERA